One Spodoptera frugiperda isolate SF20-4 chromosome 10, AGI-APGP_CSIRO_Sfru_2.0, whole genome shotgun sequence genomic region harbors:
- the LOC118277348 gene encoding uncharacterized protein LOC118277348: MMGTKHEPVLSSQPANNESDDEAPDSAGSEAEEEEVKQPANNVANILKRLQSSGALIKKPKQEYRCYTCDEDFRDWEELENHIIQHVSLPSVVLVKLPSDDEEEGASENENWSDEEDEAPPPKVPQKVTPTKIDISQLLKKGISVKKPADNDNKNDAALSKLSGLGFTIKKGNTPVKTEPEKEANTDDFMQKLGKLGGIKLKLKSDGNNSNSFKVINGLKDFNASDDEGQESGNDDSREDFDEEPGDNESDGDNERSPPNIRKTSESDDSAKSAKIKPNSLKNLQGVSIKQKEPQTPLKVTAQQNKPPGRPAVKQTPKRGANLPLPAAQEREVSSTKSAGSTPSSASTPERRESHSSMDNVVVKQEVEAVETQSSNVPIFSTQHQIKSERASPPVPTGDASTPILAKVKSEPDALASHQNAPNNSVPMPPLLPVTKKEEPSSVTVIEINGDSNDEDDDCCVVSATPAPDVKPVVPKTENPPVSYPPPTYPTTQASSYSSSTMLNTRLTAPSLEKQHNFNWNAPDSKPPIDMLEKSADDIFNSLLTSSSAKKEGMSISDASEYISLDTLGPQHSCDVCNTRFTDIGLLDDHRRITGHTKTLALPSSSSTLMPYSSSSNILSSILPVKQLADQVGKLSTISGSGPGFTHQQNVMINIQAYPGAGGMMMNPQGGYNSYPPAQNVQPDYGNNMYGQPQQMPGQYPGQNYMGQQNYGQFQQPMNKPGPYPNTMQQGQFPPSSSPYSTATPLQGMQQAVYGQAPSGGMNVQLGQPLGQMGPPGSPYVPTSSPGGAMKPPSGGVKIQNVQTFPPGQPVGMPGSEQMAGPPAPPGPIVVGQMPGQTQIRMAPGANITRPRMAAPRGPRPGIRPGIQVHAQVRGQKAGVRMPMKRPPAQMAGGPGQKRRTDMLLPGKHDNEDCQVMAMQKQREGLPMIHSVQGAKDKFNLGSQISITKKTVNKEANAMANVLASRGISVKQKQKSRSPTPERPAPYIPNLGAGVSIKHTSKSSNFSIPEAKVGGGMMACKICKKMFMNHNSLAVHMSNAHPQSKVPVFKCDECPASYPKSLQLQHHKRVFHNVTGPNRELGLPVVDLSQEDNLKRLSNLGIYSFIPLANREQAGGCFGIPVISVHNVQNGTSMSLQALGADGLLSLGPLKPLPNS; this comes from the exons ATGATGGGTACTAAGCATGAGCCTGTATTATCTTCGCAGCCCGCAAACAATGAATCAG ATGACGAGGCGCCTGACTCCGCAGGCTCCGAGGCAGAGGAAGAAGAAGTAAAGCAACCGGCGAACAATGTCGCCAATATATTGAAGAGACTTCAGTCGTCTGGAGCTCTCATAAAGAAGCCTAAACAAGAGTACCGATGCTACACCTGTGACGAAGACTTCCGAGATTGGGAGGAGTTAGAGAACCACATTATTCAGCACGTCTCCCTACCCTCCGTTGTTCTCGTCAAACTGCCATCAGACGACGAAGAAGAGGGGGCTTCTGAAAATGAAAACTGGTCCGATGAAGAGGACGAGGCTCCCCCACCCAAAGTCCCACAAAAGGTCACACCGACAAAAATCGATATATCACAGCTACTCAAAAAGGGCATCTCCGTCAAAAAGCCCGCTGACAATGACAACAAAAACGATGCAGCTCTAAGCAAACTTAGCGGACTGGGCTTCACTATTAAAAAGGGCAATACCCCAGTCAAAACTGAACCAGAAAAAGAAGCGAACACTGACGATTTTATGCAAAAACTTGGTAAACTTGGCGGCATCAAACTGAAATTAAAATCAGACGGAAACAACTCCAACTCTTTCAAAGTGATCAATGGACTTAAAGATTTTAATGCCTCAGATGACGAGGGACAAGAAAGCGGGAACGATGACAGTAGAGAAGATTTTGACGAAGAACCAGGAGATAACGAATCCGATGGTGACAATGAACGAAGTCCACCTAATATACGTAAGACATCAGAAAGCGATGACTCGGCAAAATCTGCTAAAATTAAACCGAATTCATTGAAAAATTTACAAGGAGTGTCCATAAAACAGAAGGAACCTCAAACGCCACTTAAAGTAACTGCACAGCAGAACAAGCCGCCAGGCCGGCCGGCAGTTAAACAAACTCCAAAAAGGGGTGCTAATCTTCCATTACCTGCCGCACAAGAGCGGGAAGTCTCTTCTACTAAGTCTGCTGGCAGCACTCCAAGTAGTGCGTCTACACCAGAGCGACGCGAGTCACATTCAAGCATGGACAACGTGGTCGTGAAGCAAGAAGTCGAGGCTGTTGAGACGCAGTCCTCGAACGTGCCTATATTCTCAACTCAACACCAAATTAAATCTGAAAGGGCATCTCCGCCAGTGCCAACGGGCGATGCGTCTACTCCAATATTAGCGAAGGTCAAGTCAGAACCGGACGCGTTAGCATCACATCAGAATGCACCAAACAATTCTGTGCCTATGCCCCCCCTCCTACCAGTCACTAAAAAGGAGGAGCCTAGCTCAGTAActgttatagaaataaatggAGATTCGAATGATGAAGACGATGACTGCTGTGTGGTTTCTGCTACACCAGCGCCTGACGTTAAGCCCGTGGTACCGAAGACGGAAAACCCGCCCGTGTCGTACCCTCCACCCACGTACCCTACCACACAAGCTAGTAGTTACAGTTCTTCTACCATGCTCAACACTCGCCTGACTGCGCCCTCACTGGAGAAACAACATAATTTCAATTGGAACGCACCAGATTCTAAACCACCAATAGACATGCTTGAGAAAAGTGCCGATGACATTTTCAACAGCTTACTAACATCAAGCTCCGCTAAGAAGGAAGGCATGTCTATATCAGACGCTAGTGAATACATATCATTAGATACGCTAGGACCTCAACACTCGTGTGACGTGTGTAACACTAGGTTTACTGATATAGGGCTGTTGGATGACCATAGGAGGATCACAGGGCACACAAAGACTCTGGCGCTTCCGTCTTCCAGCTCCACACTTATGCCTTATAGTTCTAGTTCTAATATTCTCTCCAGCATACTACCAGTGAAGCAACTAGCTGACCAAGTTGGAAAGCTTTCTACCATCAGTGGAAGTGGTCCAGGATTCACTCATCAACAAAATGTCATGATCAATATTCAGGCGTACCCGGGAGCCGGTGGCATGATGATGAATCCGCAAGGTGGATACAATTCTTACCCGCCTGCACAGAACGTACAACCTGATTACGGTAACAACATGTATGGACAACCGCAACAAATGCCGGGCCAGTATCCTGGACAGAATTATATGGGTCAGCAAAACTATGGCCAGTTCCAACAGCCAATGAATAAACCAGGGCCTTATCCAAATACCATGCAACAAGGGCAATTCCCACCCTCGTCATCGCCGTACTCTACGGCAACTCCACTGCAGGGTATGCAACAAGCTGTTTACGGTCAAGCTCCTAGTGGCGGGATGAATGTTCAGCTGGGGCAACCATTGGGACAAATGGGTCCCCCAGGTTCGCCATACGTTCCGACATCGAGCCCCGGAGGAGCTATGAAACCACCTTCAGGGGGTGTTAAGATTCAGAACGTGCAAACCTTCCCTCCTGGACAGCCAGTAGGCATGCCGGGATCAGAGCAGATGGCCGGGCCTCCCGCACCACCCGGCCCTATTGTAGTCGGACAGATGCCTGGACAAACTCAAATCAGAATGGCTCCGGGTGCCAATATCACAAGACCACGAATGGCCGCTCCTAGAGGGCCACGGCCTGGAATACGGCCGGGTATTCAGGTACACGCACAGGTCCGTGGACAAAAGGCAGGAGTACGAATGCCAATGAAGAGACCGCCTGCGCAAATGGCAGGCGGGCCGGGTCAGAAGCGACGGACAGACATGTTGCTGCCTGGTAAACATGACAACGAGGATTGTCAGGTGATGGCTATGCAGAAACAAAGGGAGGGATTGCCAATGATACATAGTGTACAAGGAGCCAAAGATAAGTTCAACTTAGGCAGTCAAATATCTATTACGAAGAAGACGGTGAACAAAGAAGCTAACGCGATGGCTAATGTGTTAGCGTCGCGAGGGATAAGTGTGAAACAGAAGCAGAAGAGTCGCTCGCCGACACCAGAGCGTCCTGCGCCTTACATACCGAACCTAGGCGCCGGCGTTAGTATAAAACATACGTCGAAATCAAGTAACTTTTCGATACCAGAGGCGAAGGTCGGCGGCGGTATGATGGCCTGTAAGATTTGCAAGAAAATGTTCATGAACCATAATTCACTCGCAGTGCACATGTCGAATGCGCATCCGCAGAGTAAAGTGCCCGTGTTTAAATGTGACGAATGTCCCGCCTCGTACCCGAAGTCGTTGCAGCTGCAGCATCATAAACGGGTGTTCCACAATGTGACTGGTCCTAACAGGGAGCTGGGTCTGCCTGTGGTGGACCTCTCGCAGGAAGACAACTTGAAGCGGTTGAGTAATTTAGGAATATATAGTTTTATACCGTTAGCGAATAGGGAGCAAGCGGGCGGCTGCTTCGGTATACCAGTAATCTCAGTGCATAATGTACAGAACGGTACTTCAATGAGTTTGCAAGCTCTAGGAGCTGATGGACTACTTAGCTTAGGACCTCTAAAACCTTTACCAAATTCATAG
- the LOC126911083 gene encoding uncharacterized protein LOC126911083, giving the protein MVTNKGRMFESKEFVAWINELGCNLHYITPEMHQANGQAERYMRTILNMLRIQANHKNLQWSETLWKLQLVLNITRQKTTQVSPLNLLIGTESTTPVVRALVRDVAIEGLAPNREALREITRSRARELLSNNQIKQDEQVNQRRSTPRQFNVDDLVFVIKYSQSAGKLDSGMRGPYKVVEVLPSGRYTLRLLGGSYGKTTQAAVQFMVPWRGEWSPETCAAFF; this is encoded by the coding sequence ATGGTCACGAACAAAGGACGTATGTTCGAGTCTAAAGAATTCGTGGCATGGATTAACGAACTCGGCTGCAACCTGCACTACATCACGCCAGAGATGCACCAGGCAAATGGTCAAGCGGAAAGGTACATGCGGACAATACTCAACATGTTACGCATCCAAGCCAACCACAAAAATCTGCAGTGGTCGGAAACTCTGTGGAAACTACAACTGGTGCTGAACATCACAAGACAGAAGACTACGCAGGTATCTCCCTTGAATCTTCTAATAGGCACAGAATCTACAACTCCTGTGGTTCGAGCGCTAGTACGTGATGTGGCAATCGAGGGTTTGGCACCTAACAGAGAGGCACTACGTGAAATCACAAGAAGCAGAGCCCGAGAACTCCTCAGTAACAACCAAATCAAGCAAGACGAGCAAGTTAACCAGCGACGGAGTACACCACGCCAATTCAATGTTGATGACTTGGTCTTTGTAATCAAATACTCTCAGTCGGCAGGGAAACTCGACTCCGGCATGCGCGGCCCATACAAGGTGGTGGAAGTTCTACCTAGTGGCCGTTACACGCTACGTTTGCTCGGCGGCAGTTATGGTAAAACAACGCAGGCTGCTGTTCAGTTCATGGTGCCGTGGCGGGGTGAGTGGAGCCCTGAAACATGTGCCGCATTTTTTTGA